A section of the Streptomyces sp. V3I8 genome encodes:
- a CDS encoding peptidyl-tRNA hydrolase, whose product MSSDETTAASDSGTQDSPFRPEPTTRDEAPQFVLPLVVRIERNEPPARTDALETAARAVLVLLGDERSLGEGEWAQAVHDWQDARIRKVVRRARGAEWRRAEALPGITVTGRSAEVRVFPPVPLDGWPKDLARLQVSGTDLDDPKPPADPDEAVPVLWLSPDLDMSAGKAMAQAGHGAQLAWWGLTEEDRTAWREAGFPLAVRTAGPPRWERLLTSGLPLVRDAGFTEIAPGSCTVVADHPALRPDRRGPV is encoded by the coding sequence GTGAGCAGCGACGAAACGACGGCCGCGTCGGACAGCGGAACCCAGGACAGCCCCTTCAGACCCGAGCCGACCACCCGCGACGAGGCCCCGCAGTTCGTACTGCCCCTGGTCGTGCGTATCGAACGGAACGAACCACCGGCCCGCACGGACGCCCTGGAAACCGCCGCCCGCGCCGTCCTCGTCCTCCTCGGCGACGAGCGCTCGCTCGGCGAGGGCGAGTGGGCGCAGGCGGTCCACGACTGGCAGGACGCCCGTATCCGCAAGGTCGTCCGGCGGGCCCGCGGCGCCGAGTGGCGTCGCGCGGAGGCCCTGCCCGGCATCACCGTCACCGGCAGGTCGGCCGAGGTCCGCGTCTTCCCGCCGGTCCCGCTGGACGGATGGCCCAAGGACCTGGCCCGCCTCCAGGTCTCCGGCACGGACCTCGACGACCCGAAACCGCCGGCGGACCCCGACGAGGCCGTGCCCGTGCTCTGGCTCAGCCCCGATCTGGACATGTCGGCCGGCAAGGCGATGGCCCAGGCCGGCCACGGCGCCCAGCTCGCCTGGTGGGGACTGACGGAGGAGGACCGCACCGCCTGGCGCGAGGCGGGCTTCCCCCTCGCCGTCCGCACCGCCGGGCCCCCGCGGTGGGAGCGGCTCCTCACGAGCGGCCTCCCGCTGGTGCGCGACGCGGGCTTCACGGAGATCGCCCCGGGTTCGTGCACGGTGGTGGCCGACCACCCGGCACTGCGCCCCGACCGGCGGGGACCCGTATGA
- a CDS encoding DUF4142 domain-containing protein — protein sequence MRRINGTALVIVALVGTLGALAFPVWSYTDRAGTGPANLAAGTVPTKWGPLTATDRDLIVRVRLAGLWELPAGQQALERNPSPAMKEAADHLIVGHTDLDKRVRVVARELGVELPNQPNAQQQGWLQQMTDASGADYPKVWANLLRSAHGKIFPAIGAVRNQTRNTLVRQLASDANQTVLDHITVLEKTGAVDFEAIANDSVAGATASPSGPPPPVPGVTPGSAPPAAATGDIDTTSRPSPGEPGTVNTNRPDPEDPDASASSQ from the coding sequence GTGCGGCGTATCAACGGTACGGCCCTCGTCATCGTGGCACTCGTCGGAACACTCGGCGCGCTCGCGTTCCCCGTGTGGTCGTACACCGACCGCGCCGGCACGGGACCGGCGAACCTCGCCGCCGGGACCGTACCCACGAAGTGGGGACCGCTGACCGCCACCGACCGCGACCTGATCGTCCGGGTGCGGCTGGCGGGACTGTGGGAACTGCCCGCCGGGCAGCAGGCCCTCGAACGCAATCCCAGTCCCGCGATGAAGGAGGCCGCCGACCACCTGATCGTCGGCCACACCGACCTCGACAAGCGGGTGCGGGTCGTCGCGCGGGAGCTCGGCGTCGAACTGCCGAACCAGCCGAACGCGCAGCAGCAGGGCTGGCTGCAGCAGATGACCGACGCGAGCGGCGCGGACTACCCGAAGGTGTGGGCGAACCTCCTGCGCTCCGCCCACGGCAAGATCTTCCCGGCGATCGGGGCGGTACGGAACCAGACGCGCAACACCCTGGTGCGCCAGCTCGCCTCGGACGCCAACCAGACCGTGCTCGACCACATCACGGTGCTGGAGAAGACCGGCGCCGTCGACTTCGAGGCGATCGCCAACGACTCGGTGGCCGGTGCCACGGCCAGCCCGAGCGGTCCGCCGCCGCCCGTCCCCGGTGTGACCCCCGGCTCGGCGCCGCCCGCCGCGGCGACCGGTGACATCGACACCACGTCGCGGCCCTCCCCCGGCGAGCCCGGCACGGTCAACACGAACCGGCCCGACCCCGAGGACCCGGACGCCTCGGCGTCCTCGCAGTAG
- a CDS encoding DUF692 domain-containing protein: MEQLGTGIGWRPEIAEAVERMPGIDWVEAVAENVCPGHLPASLLRLRERGVTVVPHGVSLGLGGADRPAEGRLADLAARAEALGSPLVTEHIAFVRAGGALTASPPLEAGHLLPVPRTRDALDVLCENIRIAQDALPVPLAVENIAALISWPGEEMTEGQFLYDLVDRTGVRLLIDVANLHTNHVNRGEDPAKALAELPVEAIAYVHVAGGFERDGVWHDSHAHAVPQAVLDVLAELASRVRPPGVLLERDENFPEPAELERELAAIRATVDAPARKSTGAPAGTGSTPLPKADGDRVPGERPAATGPARQRLALAQAALLSALVGGTPVPEGFDRTRLAVQARALAGKRADVVAKVAPELPEILAGSYRRAFLAYAHGHPMTDGYRRDALDFAAHLLFDARVEDAGVRQRLSDWWLERSGPAPLSRRPAARLARATRRVLLRR; the protein is encoded by the coding sequence ATGGAGCAGCTGGGTACGGGAATCGGGTGGCGGCCGGAGATCGCCGAGGCCGTGGAGCGCATGCCCGGCATCGACTGGGTCGAGGCCGTCGCCGAGAACGTCTGCCCGGGGCACCTCCCCGCGTCCCTGCTGCGCCTGCGTGAGCGCGGTGTCACGGTGGTGCCGCACGGGGTGTCCCTCGGACTCGGCGGCGCCGACCGCCCCGCCGAGGGCCGGCTCGCCGACCTGGCCGCCCGGGCCGAGGCCCTCGGCTCCCCGCTGGTCACCGAGCACATCGCGTTCGTCCGGGCGGGCGGGGCGCTGACCGCCTCGCCGCCGCTGGAGGCCGGGCACCTGCTGCCCGTGCCCCGCACCCGGGACGCTCTCGACGTGCTGTGCGAGAACATCCGTATCGCCCAGGACGCGCTGCCGGTGCCGCTCGCGGTGGAGAACATCGCGGCCCTGATCTCCTGGCCCGGCGAGGAGATGACCGAGGGCCAGTTCCTGTACGACCTGGTCGACCGCACCGGCGTACGCCTGCTCATCGACGTGGCCAACCTCCACACCAACCACGTCAACCGGGGCGAGGACCCGGCGAAGGCGCTCGCCGAACTGCCCGTCGAGGCCATCGCCTACGTCCACGTCGCCGGCGGTTTCGAGCGCGACGGGGTCTGGCACGACAGTCACGCGCACGCCGTGCCGCAGGCGGTCCTGGACGTCCTCGCCGAACTGGCCTCCCGTGTCCGTCCGCCGGGCGTGCTCCTGGAGCGCGACGAGAACTTCCCCGAGCCGGCCGAACTGGAACGCGAACTCGCGGCGATCCGCGCGACGGTGGACGCACCTGCGCGGAAGAGCACCGGCGCGCCCGCGGGGACCGGCAGCACCCCGCTGCCGAAGGCCGACGGCGACCGGGTCCCCGGCGAGAGGCCGGCGGCCACCGGGCCCGCACGGCAGCGGCTCGCGCTCGCCCAGGCCGCACTGTTGTCCGCGCTCGTCGGCGGGACCCCCGTGCCCGAGGGGTTCGACCGGACCCGGCTGGCCGTGCAGGCCCGGGCGCTCGCGGGCAAGCGGGCCGACGTGGTGGCCAAGGTCGCCCCGGAGCTGCCGGAGATCCTCGCCGGGTCCTACCGCCGGGCCTTCCTGGCGTACGCGCACGGCCACCCCATGACCGACGGCTACCGGCGGGACGCGCTGGACTTCGCCGCGCACCTGCTGTTCGACGCGCGCGTCGAGGACGCCGGCGTGCGGCAGCGGCTGAGCGACTGGTGGCTGGAGCGCTCGGGCCCCGCCCCGCTGTCGCGGCGCCCGGCGGCCCGGCTGGCCCGCGCCACGCGACGGGTCCTGCTCCGGCGCTGA
- a CDS encoding DUF4142 domain-containing protein yields the protein MRSINGRGPFGGTGLIVAALAATLVAMAFPIWSYADRSGTGVNTLNATTVSTRFGPLSAPDREFVTKVRLAGLWELPAGQQAEERGTTRSVRTAGEHLVEGHTFLDARVRDVAAQLGLELPNQPSEQQRGWLTALSAARGGEYDRRFANILRAAHGKVFGLVAQIRANTRNSLVRGLADDANTTVLDHITVLEATGLVDFDALARDAASASAPPLTGSPAPPGPRASPRPPVPATPSPVPSYSLPPAATGPPAQDRR from the coding sequence ATGCGATCCATCAACGGCCGCGGACCGTTCGGCGGCACCGGGCTCATCGTCGCGGCCCTGGCGGCGACCCTCGTCGCGATGGCCTTCCCGATCTGGTCGTACGCGGACCGGTCGGGCACGGGCGTGAACACGCTGAACGCGACCACCGTGTCGACGCGGTTCGGTCCGCTGTCCGCGCCGGACCGCGAGTTCGTCACGAAGGTCAGGCTCGCGGGCCTGTGGGAACTGCCCGCCGGCCAGCAGGCCGAGGAGCGCGGCACGACGCGATCCGTGCGAACGGCCGGCGAGCACCTCGTCGAGGGCCACACGTTCCTGGACGCGCGGGTACGCGACGTGGCCGCTCAGCTCGGCCTCGAACTGCCCAACCAGCCCAGCGAGCAGCAGCGCGGCTGGCTCACCGCGCTGAGCGCGGCCCGGGGCGGGGAGTACGACAGGCGGTTCGCGAACATCCTGCGCGCCGCACACGGCAAGGTGTTCGGCCTGGTCGCCCAGATCCGCGCGAACACCCGCAACTCGCTCGTCCGCGGCCTCGCCGACGACGCGAACACCACGGTGCTGGACCACATCACGGTCCTGGAGGCCACCGGGCTCGTCGACTTCGACGCGCTGGCCCGGGACGCGGCCTCCGCGAGCGCGCCCCCGCTCACCGGCTCCCCCGCGCCGCCCGGCCCGAGGGCCTCCCCCAGACCGCCCGTCCCGGCGACGCCGTCGCCCGTGCCGAGCTACTCGCTGCCGCCTGCCGCGACCGGTCCGCCGGCGCAGGACCGACGGTGA
- a CDS encoding TIGR04222 domain-containing membrane protein: MFWVLLLLLAWAVAGTACTRLCLASVRAAADDTYAPGDRGLTLYEAAFLSGGPARVAELTLVSMARQRRLLLAHTGWATVVDPCGRDEMERSVLGAIGPDGQSRIAPVRTSAAAAESVRALADRLVAAGLAVPDGARTTVAGAVRQVRSAAVAVPVLAAVALLTPLQDPRERALVAIWFALPLVLTLSCLVIARIEADPCTRWASPAGQRLLGALARRADTDSDDRTYLTTVAVRGVRAVGEPDLRAAFGHREPYL, from the coding sequence ATGTTCTGGGTCCTCCTCCTTCTCCTGGCCTGGGCCGTGGCCGGCACCGCCTGCACGCGCCTGTGCCTGGCCTCGGTCCGCGCCGCCGCGGACGACACGTACGCGCCCGGCGACCGCGGCCTGACGCTCTACGAGGCCGCGTTCCTGTCCGGCGGCCCCGCGCGGGTCGCCGAGCTGACACTCGTGTCGATGGCCCGCCAGCGCCGGCTGCTGCTCGCGCACACGGGCTGGGCGACCGTCGTGGACCCATGCGGCCGGGACGAGATGGAGCGCTCGGTACTGGGCGCGATCGGCCCGGACGGCCAGTCCCGGATAGCGCCGGTGCGTACGAGCGCGGCCGCCGCCGAGTCCGTACGCGCCCTTGCCGACCGGCTCGTCGCGGCGGGTCTCGCCGTGCCGGACGGCGCGCGCACCACCGTGGCGGGCGCCGTGCGCCAGGTGCGGTCGGCGGCGGTGGCCGTGCCGGTGCTGGCCGCCGTGGCGCTGCTGACGCCCTTGCAGGACCCGCGCGAGCGGGCGCTGGTGGCCATCTGGTTCGCGCTGCCCCTCGTCCTCACGCTGAGCTGTCTCGTCATCGCCCGGATCGAGGCCGACCCCTGCACCCGCTGGGCGTCCCCGGCCGGGCAGCGCCTGCTCGGCGCCCTGGCCCGCCGGGCGGACACCGACAGCGACGACCGTACGTACCTGACGACGGTCGCCGTGCGCGGCGTCCGCGCGGTCGGTGAGCCGGATCTGCGGGCGGCCTTCGGACACCGCGAGCCGTACCTGTAG
- a CDS encoding alpha/beta hydrolase, with the protein MRAAVLCAAVGSLVLTAVVAAPAAGAPPGRAERYGTAVAAERAAADGIRFGTCSEDQDGPATLQCGTVTVPLDYARPGGRQIELTVSRVRATGKDGGRSVPRQGSLVFNPGGPGASGMYFPLIGMVPEWKRIASAYDLVGYAPRGVGRSAPLSCQDPATLRRGPSPAPAHPSEAYKKERIARAKAYARGCVERSGRAVRHFSSVNNARDLDVLRAALGERRLTFMGASYGTYFGALYAELFPSHVRRMVLDSVVNPDPAKVWYRNNLDQSVAFERRWADFRAWTARHDKVYGLGRTREEVQRSYERAKARLAAEPAGGVVGPGQLQGAFLDTGYYDDYWPQRAAALSAYLKGDPKPLVRQAGPHPDAAKEQENGRAVYTAVECNDAPWPRSWHTWDRDNTRLARVAPFETWSNAWMNLPCAYWPLPRRRPIDVRTFPGELPPVLILAAERDAATPYAGALETHRRLSGSALVTERAAGAHGIGGGPNACVNAHLDAYLLQGRVPAPESTCAPHKEPKPAPPR; encoded by the coding sequence ATGCGAGCCGCCGTGCTCTGTGCAGCAGTCGGGTCCCTGGTCCTGACCGCCGTCGTCGCCGCGCCCGCCGCCGGCGCGCCGCCCGGCCGGGCCGAACGGTACGGCACGGCGGTCGCCGCCGAACGCGCCGCCGCCGACGGCATCCGCTTCGGGACGTGCTCCGAGGACCAGGACGGACCGGCCACCCTGCAGTGCGGCACGGTGACGGTTCCGCTCGACTACGCGCGCCCCGGCGGCCGGCAGATCGAGCTGACCGTCAGCCGGGTGCGGGCGACCGGGAAGGACGGCGGGCGGTCCGTGCCGCGGCAGGGCTCCCTCGTGTTCAACCCGGGCGGCCCCGGCGCGTCCGGCATGTACTTCCCGCTGATCGGCATGGTCCCGGAGTGGAAGCGCATCGCGTCGGCGTACGACCTCGTCGGGTACGCCCCGCGCGGGGTGGGCCGTTCGGCGCCGCTGTCCTGCCAGGACCCGGCGACCCTGCGCCGGGGACCCTCGCCCGCGCCGGCCCACCCGTCGGAGGCGTACAAGAAGGAGCGCATCGCACGGGCGAAGGCGTACGCGCGGGGGTGCGTCGAGCGTTCGGGCCGGGCCGTCAGGCACTTCTCCTCGGTCAACAACGCCCGGGACCTGGACGTCCTGCGGGCCGCCCTGGGCGAGCGGAGGCTGACCTTCATGGGAGCGTCCTACGGTACGTACTTCGGGGCGCTGTACGCGGAGCTGTTCCCCTCCCACGTGCGCCGGATGGTCCTGGACTCGGTCGTGAACCCGGACCCGGCGAAGGTCTGGTACCGCAACAACCTCGACCAGTCGGTCGCCTTCGAGCGCCGCTGGGCCGACTTCCGCGCCTGGACGGCGAGGCACGACAAGGTGTACGGGCTGGGCCGCACGCGGGAGGAGGTGCAGCGCAGTTACGAGCGGGCGAAGGCACGGCTCGCGGCCGAGCCCGCGGGCGGTGTGGTCGGGCCGGGGCAGCTGCAGGGCGCGTTCCTGGACACCGGGTATTACGACGACTACTGGCCGCAGCGCGCGGCGGCGCTCTCCGCGTACCTGAAGGGCGACCCGAAGCCGCTGGTGCGGCAGGCGGGCCCGCACCCGGACGCGGCGAAGGAGCAGGAGAACGGCAGGGCCGTGTACACGGCCGTCGAGTGCAACGACGCGCCCTGGCCGCGGTCCTGGCACACCTGGGACCGCGACAACACCCGCCTCGCGCGCGTGGCGCCCTTCGAGACCTGGTCCAACGCCTGGATGAACCTGCCGTGCGCGTACTGGCCGCTGCCGCGCCGTCGCCCGATCGACGTCCGCACGTTCCCTGGCGAGCTGCCGCCCGTCCTCATCCTGGCCGCCGAACGCGACGCGGCGACGCCGTACGCCGGCGCGCTGGAGACGCACCGGCGGCTCTCGGGCTCCGCCCTGGTCACCGAACGGGCGGCGGGCGCGCACGGCATCGGCGGCGGCCCCAACGCGTGCGTGAACGCCCACCTGGACGCGTACCTGCTCCAGGGCCGCGTCCCGGCCCCCGAATCGACCTGCGCCCCCCACAAGGAACCGAAGCCGGCCCCGCCCCGCTAG
- the hemQ gene encoding hydrogen peroxide-dependent heme synthase, with protein MSDDAPTTGQARTPNAGKKAKDLNEVIRYTLWSVFKLRDVLPEDRAGYADEVQELFDQLAAKDVTVRGTYDVSGLRADADLMVWWHAETADQLQEAYNLFRRTKLGRALEPVWSNMALHRPAEFNRSHVPAFLADETARDYISVYPFVRSYDWYLLPDEDRRRMLADHGKMARGYPDVRANTVASFSLGDYEWILAFEADELYRIVDLMRHLRASEARMHVREEVPFYTGRRKSVAELVAGLA; from the coding sequence ATGAGTGACGACGCTCCCACCACCGGCCAGGCCAGGACCCCGAACGCCGGCAAGAAGGCCAAGGACCTCAACGAGGTCATCCGCTACACCCTCTGGTCCGTGTTCAAGCTGCGCGACGTGCTTCCCGAGGACCGCGCCGGCTACGCGGACGAGGTCCAGGAGCTCTTCGACCAGCTCGCCGCCAAGGACGTCACGGTCCGCGGCACCTACGACGTGTCGGGCCTGCGTGCCGACGCCGACCTCATGGTCTGGTGGCACGCCGAGACCGCCGACCAGCTCCAGGAGGCGTACAACCTCTTCCGCCGTACGAAGCTGGGCCGCGCGCTGGAGCCGGTCTGGTCGAACATGGCGCTGCACCGGCCGGCGGAGTTCAACCGGTCGCACGTCCCGGCGTTCCTCGCGGACGAGACAGCGCGGGACTACATCAGCGTGTACCCCTTCGTGCGGTCCTACGACTGGTACCTGCTCCCCGACGAGGACCGGCGCCGGATGCTCGCCGACCACGGGAAGATGGCGCGCGGATACCCGGACGTGCGGGCCAACACGGTCGCCTCGTTCTCGCTCGGCGACTACGAGTGGATCCTCGCCTTCGAGGCCGACGAGCTGTACCGCATCGTCGACCTCATGCGGCACCTGCGTGCCTCGGAGGCGCGGATGCACGTGCGCGAGGAGGTCCCGTTCTACACGGGCCGCCGCAAGTCCGTCGCCGAACTGGTCGCCGGCCTCGCCTGA
- the hemG gene encoding protoporphyrinogen oxidase, which produces MHADTRTGTDTGAGTGAGHVVVVGGGVAGLAAAHRLLNGGARVTVLEASERLGGKLLPGTVAGARVDLGAESMLARRPEAVALAHEVGLADRLRPPTAAGASIWTRGTLRPMPRGHVMGVPADAATLRGVLSDEGLRRIERDRDLPRTEIGDDVAVGGYVAERLGREVVDRLVEPLLGGVYAGDAYRISMRSAVPQLFEAARTHASLTEAVRGIQEKAAKNLRAGPVFMGIEGGVGRLPLAVAGSVRARGGEIVTGAPVTELRREAGDPAGAGARGRWRVVAGGRVLRADAVVVAVPAGAAAALLGAEAPAAAAELAAVEYASMALITLAYRRAEAVLPGGSGFLVPPVDGRTIKASTFSSQKWGWIAAENPDVVVLRTSVGRYGETEVLGREDADLVDVSRRDLREATGLTAEPLETRVTRWDDGLPQYPVGHHARVARIREHVGRLPGLAVCGAAYDGVGIPACVASANAAVDALRGDARLLDALSANPVQSLHGGAGE; this is translated from the coding sequence ATGCACGCAGACACACGTACGGGCACGGATACGGGAGCGGGTACGGGCGCGGGGCACGTGGTCGTCGTCGGGGGCGGCGTCGCCGGTCTGGCCGCCGCCCACCGGCTGCTGAACGGCGGCGCGCGCGTGACCGTCCTGGAGGCTTCGGAGCGGCTCGGCGGCAAGCTCCTGCCGGGCACGGTCGCGGGCGCCCGGGTCGACCTGGGCGCCGAGTCGATGCTCGCGCGGCGGCCCGAGGCGGTGGCGCTCGCCCACGAGGTGGGCCTCGCCGACCGGCTCCGGCCGCCGACGGCGGCGGGCGCCTCGATCTGGACGCGCGGCACGCTCAGGCCCATGCCCAGGGGACACGTCATGGGGGTCCCGGCGGACGCGGCCACCCTGCGCGGAGTCCTCTCCGACGAGGGCCTGCGCCGCATCGAACGCGACCGTGACCTGCCGCGCACCGAGATCGGCGACGACGTGGCGGTGGGCGGGTACGTCGCGGAGCGCCTCGGCCGCGAGGTCGTCGACCGGCTCGTCGAGCCCCTGCTCGGCGGCGTCTACGCGGGCGACGCGTACCGCATCTCGATGCGCTCGGCCGTCCCGCAGCTCTTCGAGGCGGCCCGTACGCACGCCTCGCTGACGGAGGCGGTCCGCGGGATCCAGGAGAAGGCGGCGAAGAACCTGCGGGCGGGCCCGGTCTTCATGGGCATCGAGGGCGGCGTCGGCCGGCTGCCGCTCGCCGTCGCCGGGTCGGTGCGCGCGCGGGGCGGCGAGATCGTCACGGGCGCACCGGTGACGGAGCTGCGACGGGAGGCCGGCGATCCGGCCGGCGCCGGTGCGCGCGGACGCTGGCGGGTCGTCGCCGGCGGCCGGGTGCTGCGCGCCGACGCCGTCGTCGTGGCGGTGCCCGCCGGCGCCGCGGCCGCGCTGCTCGGTGCCGAGGCCCCCGCCGCGGCGGCCGAGCTGGCGGCCGTCGAGTACGCGTCCATGGCGTTGATCACCCTCGCCTACCGCCGCGCGGAGGCCGTGCTTCCCGGAGGGAGCGGGTTCCTGGTGCCGCCCGTCGACGGGCGCACGATCAAGGCCTCGACGTTCTCGTCCCAGAAGTGGGGCTGGATCGCGGCGGAGAACCCGGACGTGGTGGTCCTGCGGACGTCGGTGGGCCGGTACGGCGAGACGGAGGTCCTCGGCCGCGAGGACGCCGACCTCGTCGACGTGTCGCGCCGCGACCTGCGTGAGGCCACCGGCCTCACCGCGGAGCCCCTGGAGACCCGGGTGACGCGCTGGGACGACGGCCTGCCCCAGTACCCGGTCGGGCACCACGCGCGCGTGGCCCGCATCCGCGAACACGTCGGCAGGCTGCCGGGTCTCGCGGTGTGCGGGGCGGCGTACGACGGGGTGGGGATCCCGGCCTGCGTCGCGAGTGCGAACGCCGCCGTGGACGCGCTGCGGGGCGACGCGCGGCTGCTGGACGCGCTGAGCGCGAACCCGGTGCAGAGTCTGCACGGGGGAGCGGGAGAATAG